The Elaeis guineensis isolate ETL-2024a chromosome 3, EG11, whole genome shotgun sequence region CCGGCAGCGGAGGAGAGGAGAACCGAGTCTTCTCCGTCTCCGGTCAGCCGGTGAGTAATCTCAgtctaactctttttttttttccaaatctcCGGAGTCCGGCAGCTCTGCTCCGTCCGCTTCCTCCAAGGCTCCAACCGCGAGTCCGCGACGGTCCTCCTCTGCTCGCCCTCCTCTGCCTCTTTCTTCTCCGCTCGGCCACCTTcgccctccgcctcctcctcctccgccgttCGCCTCCTCTTCCTCCGCTCGATCCCCtccccctctgcctcctcctccgtcggctccttcccccctccgccatctcctcctcctccgtatgctcgactccctcccccctctgcctcctcctccctcggctccctcccccctccgccgcctccttctcctcctccataCGCTCAACCCCCTCCCCCCTCGGCCTCCTCCTCCGCTCCGTTCcctcccccctctgcctcctcctcctcctcctccgtacgctcccccctctgcctcctccactcggctccctccccccttcgcatcctcctcctcctcctcctccatatgGCCGTCGGTCGTCCGCCTTCCTCCCCCTtccgccgcctcctcctcctccgtataCAGCCGCGGACACggcgaatttttttttttttttttaaatgctgtGACCTGTGAGCAGGAGCCTGTGACTGTCTGCGGACAGTATTACTGTAAACAGTTTTACTGCAGCTGTATTACTGTAAACATCACAGTACAGTAAACACATTCCGTTCCGtgaacatgaaaaatttttttttttttaatgatgctaTGCTGATTGACccgataaatattaaatattattttttaatttctataatctGTGATCACCATGAGTTTGACTCTATAGGATCatgggaaaaaaaaatttggatagaaatGAAAGAAGATGTTGATGACTTCatcttgttatttatttattttatcttctacttataaattatagcttaatttaattttctttgtAGATTATCAAAATGGCCTCTGTTGAGGGAAGTATGccatccatggatgattcaagtaaTACTTCATCCACTCAAATAACTGGGGTTAGAGGTAAAAGTGATCCTGCATGGAATCATTGTAGAGAAGCTCCTGAACTTAGTGGTAATACCAAAAGGATGAAGTTGGCATGCTTGTATTGTGGAAAGTCATTTGCTAGTGGTGGAATCAATCGCTTCAAACAACATCTTGCAGGAGTAAAAGGAGAAGTAGAACCATGTCGCAAGGTGCCGGCGGATATTCGCCATCAAATGATACAAAATATTCAAGCTATtagtgagaagaagaaaagaacaaaGGAAATGGGTGAAGATTACAATCCCTTTAGTGCAAGGCATAAGGAACATGAGGAACAAGTATATTATAGGCAATTAGGTGAAGATGATGACATACAAGAAATTCCTCCCTCATCAAACAAGTCTACGGGTAATGTATTACCTacaagaggtaaaaatatagaaggTGGAAAAGGAAAACAACTAGAAACAATTAGAAATTATTTCATGCCCAGAACAACTCCTGGTGCTCAACCAACTATAAAAAGCTTGTTGCAAAATAAAGAAGCAGTTGAAAGGTGTGATCTTGCAGTGGCAAAATGGATGATAGATGCATGTGTGCCATTTAATGCTGTCAACTCTAAGTATTATCAGTGCATGATAGATGCAATAGCTAGTATGGGGCCGGGTTACAAAGCTCCAAATTTTCATTCTGTTCGTGGTTATTTGTTAACCAAGAATGTTGATGAGGTGAAAAAGTATGTTGAAAGCTTTCGTGCCACATGGAAGAAAACAGGATGCACAATCATGGCTGATGGATGGACAGATCAGTGTAGGAGaactttgattaattttttagtttattgtCCTAGAGGGACCGTATTTTTGAAAAGTGTGGATGCTTCAGATACCTCAAAGACAGCTGATATGTTGTATAAGTTGTTCAAAGAAATTGTCATGTCCGTTGGTTTTGAAAATGTGGTTCATGTAGTGACTGATAATGCTGCAAACTATGTTGCTGCAGGTAAAAAGTTGGAGCAAGACTTTCCTACACTTTTTTGGTCACCTTGTGCTGCTCATTGTCTTAATCTCATCATGCAAGACATTGGCAAGTTAGTTTCAGTGAAGAACACCGTAGCCCATGCTGCAGGTAtcacaaaatatatttataatcattgtTATCCTTTATATTTGATGAGAAAATTTACTAGTGGAAAGGAGATAATTCGTCCGGCACCTACACAttttgctatcaattttattgctTTACAAAGCATATTGGGCCACAAAGATGCATTAAGAGCAATGGTGACTTCTAGAGAGTGGACAACTTCAGCTTATGCTAAAGATAGTAAAGGAAAAAAGCTCACCGATGACGTGCTTAATTCTCTTTTTTGGAATGAATGTGCTACCATTGTTAAACTAACAGAGCCTTTAATTCGAGTTTTGAGGATTGTTGACAGTGATGATAGACCTTCAATGGGTTACTTGTATCATGCTATGCATCAAGCTAGAGATGAAATGATCAAGAGATTTAGAAGGAGAAAGATTGTAGTTGAACCTTATTTGAGAATAGTTGATTCTCGGTGGGATTTGCAATTacaccaaaatcttcatgcagcTGGGTTTTGGTTGAATCCCTGTTTTCAATATGACTCAGAACTTATGGATAAACATCCTCGTAGTATTTCTGGACTCTTAGATGTCATAGAGAGATATTCATTTGGTAATCCAACCTTGCAGGGGAACTTAACTAATGAGATGAGATTATTTAGAAATGCAGAAAATGACTTTGGACGCTCATCGGCTATAAATGATCGAAGTCGCTTGGCTCCAGGTAAGCTTGTTCCTTAGTTATGTTCTTATGCTTTCATTAGTTTTATTAATATAAAGTTTTTTCAATTACATTCTATTTTAACAAATACAATATTTTGTATCTAGATGAATGGTGGGTCACCTATGGAAGTTGTGCACCTAATTTGCAAAAGTTAGCTATTCATGTTTTAAGCCAAACTTGTAGTGCATCCGGGTGCGAGAGAAATTGGAGCATCTTCGAACATATTCattctaaaaagagaaataggttaGAGCATCAAAGGCTTAATGATCTAGTATTTGTGCACTACAATTTGAGACTACAACAAAGGTAATTTTATTGTGAATGATATCCAAttgcttgtatttattttttgttatttaattttcaaactaaCAAATATTAAATACAGGTTTTATTTCAAGGGTCGCAACTATGATCCTATTGACTTTGAATTGTTTGGTGATAATGATGCGTGGATATTAGTCGATGAGCCATCGGAGTTAACTAGTGAGGAATTAGAAACTTTTCACCGTGAATTGGCATCATGTTCTattcaagaaaataataataatggtgagcgaattattttattatatagtttatgaataaaatattattataattttattacatatgatttttctttttaactttttgttaaaATTATGGTTTTGTAGATATATTGAACTTGGAAGATTTGGATGGTGATGATGGTGAAAATGATGGAAATGATGCGAATAGGAGAGAAGATGGAGGAGATGAGAACATTGCAACTCAAGAAGATGTTTTTGCAAATATTGACATAAATTTCAGTCCATTAGCTTGAATTTTTATGTTGTGTACTTGTTTATcacttttaactttttttttaaaagatattgaAGTGAAATGTCGTACATTATTATGTACTTGTTTGTTAAAACTTTTCATTTTGCTAGCAGATGTGGATGGTTATGTTTTAAAGTTTAAACTACTAGTTATTATGCATTTATAACTTTATGCCATTAAATCTTTATATTCATCAATATTTTAGTCTaattatttgtatttataggatTACAGTTTTGTTTCATTTGTATTTTGATACTTGTAGCATTGAAATATATATTATCAGGATTATTATTGTATTTCTGGATATAAACAggttattaaattttagattttatgatttgtGCATTGACCCGCCGGTTCAACCGTTGACCCGACGGTTGGACCGCTGACCCATTAACCCGGTGCCTTATCCGGGTTAAGGTCCGGGCCGGGTTTAATAACTTTGGTTGAAAGGGACGCATTACCCCCGAGAACTTTATTTAAACGAGTAGATGTATGGCTAGAGCCGTAGCAATGTATGGGCATGTTTACGATAAGCCATCATTTACACGGTGCTTGCATTGGCGCAGATAAAGAGGAAAAATATATGATTGCAAGAAAAGAGACCCGATGGTGGCAACATAAATCAAGCGGGACGGATACCATAGAATGCCATATAGGGCGAGTTTAATTGTTATCGGTAGAAAATTTTCAGTGCCAGAATTAAAGATACCGATGAACCTCGAAAGCAGTCAACCCAAGGTCGGCCATCAATCTCTATATCCATCAATCTTTGTGCATCAGTTATTGACCCATGCCTCAGTCGATCCATCCGAAACAAGCCGCTGACCCCCCCGAATCAAGCCGTCGATCTTCTATTTTGATCGAGAAATTTGAAAAGATTAATCAGGAGATCCCATGTATCCTTTCAAACTACGCGATTGTTGGGAACAACTGGCCGCAGGCCAGATAGAACAACTATAACCATCAAATCTTGAGAAATTAGGTCGAGAATTTTAAAATGATGCACCAAAAGAAATCAAGATAGCCTCTCACAACTCTTCCCTCCTACGACTCTTGCCTCAATCTATAAATAAAAGTAATCAGAGAAGCCCTAAGATACATAATCTCTCTCATGCACTTCTTCCCATCTGTTTTGTGATTTTCTaatttgagcatcagaggatctccaTCTGAGCCAACCCCAATCAGAGACTTATTTTACAGGTCCGAGCACCATTGCCTTGTCATTCACCACCCAACTCTAGCCAATCCAATCCAAACTGAAAATCTGCAAcaatagattggtgctagaggaaggacttGACCCATTTTTGGGAAGGAGTATGAGATTTATAGCATTGCCACTGTGAAGAACTTCCTCATGATGTTTCAATACCACAACAAGCAGGCTCGTCTAAAATTCGATCGAAAATCGTGCCCTGACTCAACAACCAGAGGTGCCTTCACAGTCCTCCCAACTGACTGTGGAGGAAATGAAGATCAACTCAACACGCTGGTTGCCCAGGTATGGAAGTTGGCCACAACTATTAACACCATGTAACGACCAAGCCCAGCACAGGAGGCACCTCAGCAGCAACCCTAGCCTCCCTCCTGAAGTCCAAAATGGGAAGGTAGATGCAGTTGAGTCGATCTCAAAGTCCCGAATGGAGGGGACTCCCACCCTTCACTCCGGTAAGGGATCCACTCTGGGTCGATCTCCATCATACCACACAAAAGTCTATATGGCCCGTGACACTGACATAGACCGTAAACTCCAAGAGATGAATCAATAAATTGAAGCACTGCAGCATCAGGCCAAGGATCGAAACGATCACAATGGCTTCTACATCGACCCACCTTTTAACAATAGAATCATGTAGGAGCCACTGCCCGCCAACTTCAAAATGCCATAGTTGGAAAAGTATGATGGATTGACCGACCCGATGGACTATTTGGAAAGTTTCAAGGCTCTCATGCTCCTCCATAGAGCGAGCAATAGAATCCTGTGCCGAGCATTCCCTCGACTCTCAAAAAGACAGCTCAGGATTGGTATTCAGATTTGAAGTCAAGCTCCATTCATTCATTCGACCAGTTGAGCCAGTCATTTATAACCCGCTTCATCAGCAAAAAGGCAACATTGAGAATCCGATTCTTTAGTAAACATcaaacaaagaaaaagagaatctCTCTGAGCCTATGGGAGCCGCTTCAATACGGCCACCCTAGAAGTATAAGATCTAGACCAGTCGGTTGCAATGATCGTCCTACAGGGTAGACTTCAAAAGAATTATCTCCTCTTCTCCCTGAAGAAGAAATATCCAAAGGACTTTATGAAAATGCTAGATCAGATCGAGAAATATGCTTGAGCCGAGGAAGCCTTCGCCTTCGAGAAGCATGGGACCTCGACCAATGTTATGatcgagaaaaagaagaaagacctAAAGCTCTCCCCAATCCATGAAGATCCTCCAAGGAGTAGGCCACGGTCCAAAACTCCACCCCAATGCCGACGATCCAGAACCCCTCCTCGGGGTTGATGACCTAGAAGTCCCCGGAGACAGCGTCGCCCATCACTGAGGTGTTTGTCTCCACAGAGGAGGTTCACAAACTATACTCCTCTAAATACATCCAGGACTCAAGTACTCATGAAAATCAGGGAACAATTTTCCAAGATAGAGAAAATACAGTCTTGGTCAGATCAGCATAATCGGAATAAGTATTgtctctaccatcatgaccatggcTACAACACCAAGGACTGCATTCAACTCTAAGATAAAATTGAGGAGTTCATCCTGCAAGATCAACTGGATCGTTTCATTCGATACATAAGGGGGAGCGCAAGGATCCACTAAGGCCACCCCATTAGCCAAAACAACCTCAGCAGGAAGAGCCAGCAAAAAATCAACCTGCAGCTAGCACAATCAATGCCATCATTAAGGGGCATAGCGGATTAGAGTTCGGGGCAAATGTTTAAGGAAACCATCACTTTCTCTCAGGAAGATGTGAAGAGGATTCAGTTCCACATAACAATGCAATGATTGTATCTTTAAATATCACAAACTATGATGACACTGTATCTTGGTGGATAATAAAAGCTTAgtagatattttgttttacgatgtattgttgaagaaaaaattcatccgattagattagatcgTTAGGCTGCATCtgaaaaattttctattttaaGGATTACATAACAATTATGGGTTACCTTGTTCATAGTAGAATAGAGATCAAAATCTCTAAGAAAACTTAAATTCGATGCCTCGTGAGGTCTGAAcgcacagaccctctacttcgcacacACGCCAAACTCCATAAAGAAGAAGGATGATTTTTTTTGCATTAATCTTCAAAAGAAAAGCGAGGGAAGGGAAGAGATCATATCTCACAGCCTTGGACAAGTTTTTCACACCACAAAAGGGTGCCCAAGGACTCTCCACGCCAATAGATGGACACCAAGAAAAAACACCTTAATTTTTAGCACCCTCCCTCActtgttttgtcacacaaaacatcTCTTTAACTACCGGTGGTTCCTCTTGTTATGCCGCACACACCAAGATACCCATAACTGCTAGTTGTTAGGTCCCTTCTTAAATACATGAGGCACCATAATCTGATCCAAagtcctaactaatttaggatgATAATTCTTATCCAACCAGGAGACGCCAACCACCATAAAAAAAAGGAGTGCTGCCCTATTTGCGTGAACTccctgttgagaatagtgtcctaaagtcaatcgtcagcctgttgacggttgtgctcatttttgtatttgtacatgaattatgaattaataaaaattattttgatattttttcatcataaaatatttcatcttctaatgaactcctatgttgtggtgaagtccttaggactatttagactcgacaaaggaggatttgttgtttagtccttaaatttgttcacgaccaaatgatacgttgttaccaaggatgacaatgtttatcaagcataggtcgttgtatgccatataggttggttgtcctcttaaccaatgagtgtggagacactggtatggcatacagatgagatgtaagggtatatctgcactgaaacatgaccgactccgaagctatttctgctgtcaagatttgctctgatagaatatgggtataaatatccctccgacctgagaccaccacagtgacttgcaagcaactcactgtacttaggaactggactacttgaatttctaattcagtgacggaaggctgttgggtgtagtcaagtacttgatttgtcggtgcgtgtatcaagatgggattgaccactctagtttaggagctgtgtacagtcgtgtttcaatttagcaaaatcttgatcagggtagtccttgtgaggagtcacaggactgtttgagttgagcacgattcggatgatctgatcagggttgacagtttaaccctgagtcatcctaaacacaggggtcaaaaggataaattatacagtaaccatattcatgtaggttctgagtgttgcgattgtgactcttcgacctatccgaacatcgggtaccattgctagatgatcacttcgattagtacaggaattggttcctgtgctaccggcttaggttcgaacctacggggtcacacacattagaggttcctatctgatctgatggctggtgtagaatcctacatatttaaaactcagtgatcgagaattaagattctctgatcataagttccacacattatgggtaccggggtcaagagtcccactggttggaacttttcgatcagggttacatatcgatgaattctgatgcccgattgcccatcgaatttggactcaatatttatgagaggtttaattagtgatttgattgctaattaactcaatttgattgagtaattatttttgaatcaagttcaattgaattgaattcagttgggtttaacccgattaggttaagagttgacctaatcgtcgagatggtttggtccctgatttgatcaggggttggacttagtcaattcttaatttgattaggattttattgagcctaattaagcctaattaaattagatttaaattagtctaattggacctaacttatttggttcaattaggttggtttaaataattaaaccaccttgacccaatctccatgcgccacctcacttccattgcacccatttgaattcatgagaaggaacttctcatgaattatttcctcacgtcaagccctctccacgccccactttaatgtgccaaatgaatagataaggatgattggttggccattcaaattcaaaataaagtttgaatttgaatggacaatcaatctttgtaccttatctctttttttacgctccattta contains the following coding sequences:
- the LOC140856231 gene encoding uncharacterized protein, which translates into the protein MRKFTSGKEIIRPAPTHFAINFIALQSILGHKDALRAMVTSREWTTSAYAKDSKGKKLTDDVLNSLFWNECATIVKLTEPLIRVLRIVDSDDRPSMGYLYHAMHQARDEMIKRFRRRKIVVEPYLRIVDSRWDLQLHQNLHAAGFWLNPCFQYDSELMDKHPRSISGLLDVIERYSFGNPTLQGNLTNEMRLFRNAENDFGRSSAINDRSRLAPDEWWVTYGSCAPNLQKLAIHVLSQTCSASGCERNWSIFEHIHSKKRNRLEHQRLNDLVFVHYNLRLQQRFYFKGRNYDPIDFELFGDNDAWILVDEPSELTSEELETFHRELASCSIQENNNNDILNLEDLDGDDGENDGNDANRREDGGDENIATQEDVFANIDINFSPLA
- the LOC140856230 gene encoding uncharacterized protein, whose protein sequence is MASVEGSMPSMDDSSNTSSTQITGVRGKSDPAWNHCREAPELSGNTKRMKLACLYCGKSFASGGINRFKQHLAGVKGEVEPCRKVPADIRHQMIQNIQAISEKKKRTKEMGEDYNPFSARHKEHEEQVYYRQLGEDDDIQEIPPSSNKSTGNVLPTRGKNIEGGKGKQLETIRNYFMPRTTPGAQPTIKSLLQNKEAVERCDLAVAKWMIDACVPFNAVNSKYYQCMIDAIASMGPGYKAPNFHSVRGYLLTKNVDEVKKYVESFRATWKKTGCTIMADGWTDQCRRTLINFLVYCPRGTVFLKSVDASDTSKTADMLYKLFKEIVMSVGFENVVHVVTDNAANYVAAGKKLEQDFPTLFWSPCAAHCLNLIMQDIGKLVSVKNTVAHAA